The DNA region GCGCGCGTCTGCGCCGTCCGCGTGCTGGATCGTGTGGTTTGGGCCGTCATCGTCGTGAAACCTGCTGTGCTGTCGCCTTCGCGCGACCTATACCGTACCGCCGGGTTGATGTCGCGCCCCGCCCTACCAGGATGCGCCGCACCATGCTAAGCGGGAAATAATGACCTTCAAGTCCCTACGAAACATCCGCGACCGATTGACCGAGGCTTGGCACGAGCGCGCCATCGTGCTCAAGGCGATCAGCTTTGCCTTTGTCGGCCTCATCAATTCGGCGATCGATTTCGCCATATTCTCGTTCGCCTACTACTATCTGGGGTTGCCGATCATCGTCGCCAATACGCTGGCTTGGATTGTGGCGGTGACCGGCTCCTACGTGATGAATTCCACCATCACCTTTGCCGCCGAATCCGGGCGCAAACTGGGCTTCAGCCAGTACCTCGGCTTTGCCGCGTCGCAATTCGCCGGCTTCCTGGCCAACACGGCGACGGTCTGGTGTTTGGTGGAACTCGCCCATATCCCCG from Pseudolabrys taiwanensis includes:
- a CDS encoding GtrA family protein, encoding MTFKSLRNIRDRLTEAWHERAIVLKAISFAFVGLINSAIDFAIFSFAYYYLGLPIIVANTLAWIVAVTGSYVMNSTITFAAESGRKLGFSQYLGFAASQFAGFLANTATVWCLVELAHIPAWAAKVVAIAVSFVVNFSLSHFLVFRTEKPKADRGQS